The DNA region AGCAACGAATGTGAGCGGAATTGTCCTTTCAAAATTAGACGGAACAGCAAAAGGCGGGATTGTCCTTGCTATTCGGAATGAATTGAAAATACCAGTGAAATTCGTCGGACTTGGGGAAAAAATGGATGACCTCCAGGAATTCAATGCGGAACAGTATGTTTATGGATTATTTGCCAACGAGGTAGATAAATCGCTCTAAATGATGTAAAGATATTTTCTTGACAGACTGGACAGGACTGTGTAAACTACATTTGTAAAGGCTTTTCACTTAACAAGGAGTGGTAGCATGCTTGAAAAGACGACGCGAATGAATTATCTCTATGATTTTTACCATTCGTTGTTAACACCTAAGCAACAAAGCTATATGTCTCTCTATTATTTAGATGATTACTCACTTGGAGAAATTGCAGAAGAGTATGATGTAAGCCGTCAAGCAGTTTATGATAACATAAAGCGGACGGGTGCAATGCTTGAAGAGTATGAAGAAAAGCTATTATTATTCGGTAAATTTATCGAGCGCAGCAATCTTTTAAGGCATTTGAAAGAATTGATCAACGAAGATCACCCTTCTAAGCAGGCAATGTTAGAAGCTGTTGCCGAGCTTGAGAATTTAGATTAGGAGGCGGCATGAATGGCATTTGAAGGATTAGCCGACCGACTGCAGAATACGATTCAAAAAATCCGCGGAAAAGGTAAGGTTTCAGAAGCGGATATAAAAGAAATGATGCGTGAAGTACGCCTTGCTCTATTAGAGGCAGATGTTAACTTTAAGGTTGTCAAAGACTTCGTTAAAAAGGTCAGTGAACGTGCGATTGGCCAAGACGTCTTAAAAAGCTTAACCCCAGGACAACAGGTTATTAAAATCGTTAACGAGGAACTAACCGAGTTGATGGGTGGAGAGCAAAGTAAAATAGCCGTATCGAATCGTCCGCCAACCGTCATTATGATGGTCGGACTACAAGGTGCAGGGAAAACCACAACTTCAGGGAAGCTTGCCAACCTGCTTCGTAAAAAGTATAACCGTAAACCAATGCTTGTTGCTGCAGATATTTACCGGCCAGCTGCAATAAAGCAGCTCGAAACGCTTGGAAAACAACTAGATATACCTGTCTTTTCTCTGGGTGACCAAATAAGTCCGGTTGAAATTGCTAAGCAAGCCATCGTGAAGGCAAAAGAAGAACATCATGATTATGTACTCATTGATACTGCTGGACGCCTTCATGTTGATGAAACACTAATGGGCGAGCTCAAGGACATCAAAGAACTTACGAAACCTGATGAAATCTTCTTGGTTGTCGATGCGATGACAGGGCAGGATGCCGTCAATGTAGCTCAAAGTTTTAATGAACAACTTGGTTTGACTGGAGTTGTATTAACAAAGCTTGATGGAGACACACGAGGCGGGGCCGCACTGTCGATACGTGCCGTAACACAAACACCAATAAAGTTTGTTGGCTTAGGCGAGAAACTGGATGCATTGGAGCCGTTTTATCCTGAGCGAATGGCGTCCAGGATACTTGGCATGGGTGATGTGCTTACGCTTATTGAAAAAGCACAGTCAAATGTTGATGAAGAAAAAGCTAAAGAGCTTGAACAGAAAATGCGTACAGCAACGTTTACGCTTGATGATTTCCTGGAACAACTTGGTCAGGTTCGGAATTTAGGACCACTTGATGAATTATTAAAAATGATGCCGGGTGCAAATAAAATCAAAGGCCTAAATAATATGCAAGTTGATGAGAAACAAATTGCGCATGTTGAGGCTGTAATCAGAGCGATGACCAAGGAAGAAAAAAATCATCCTGAAATCTTGAATTCAAACCGAAAGAGACGGATTGCCAAAGGAAGCGGACGAACTGTCCCCGAAGTAAACCGTTTATTAAAACAGTTTGAAGATATGAAAAAGATGATGAAACAAATGACAGGCATGCAGCAAAAAGGCAAGAAAAAAGGCGGATTTAAATTTCCGTTTAAGGGATTTTAGAAACGAAAAGCGCCGGCGCTGGAGCTAGACAAGCCTGGTTTTAACCTGTCTGAAATTGGTAATAATAACTGTAAAGAAAAAACACTTTACAAATGATTTAAGAATTGATAATATACTATCTTGTGTGAAACTATTCGGAGGTGCTTATTTAAAATGGCAGTAAAAATTCGTTTAAAACGTATGGGAGCTAAAAAAACTCCTTTCTATCGTATTGTAGTAGCAGATTCTCGTTCTCCTCGTGATGGACGCTATATTGAAGTAGTTGGAACTTATAACCCAGTTACTCAACCAGCACAAGTTCAGCTTAACGAAGAATTAGTTCTAAAATGGTTACAAGACGGTGCAAAGCCATCTGATACAGTTCGTAACCTTTTCTCAAAAGAAGGCATCATGGAGAAATTCCATAATGCTAAGCTTAGCAAGTAATTGCTATGAAGCAATTAATTGAAACGGTTGTTAAGCCCCTTGTTGATTTTCCAGAAGACGTTCAAGTGAATGTTGAAGAAGGGGATCAACGCATCACCTACCATTTGTCAGTCAACAAGACAGACATGGGTAAAGTAATTGGCAAACAAGGGCGCGTTGCAAAGGCCATTAGAACTGTTGTCTACGCAGCAGGATCATCACAACAAAAGAAAATTTTTCTGGAAATTAGTGAATAGCTTTTTGCATCTAGATGAAAGGGGGGAATTATTTCCTCCCTTTTTTGCTAACTTTTTTTAATAAGGCTTTGTTTAAGGTCATTGTTGATTTTGCAAACTCTGTTGATTGGAGTGGAAGGCACGAGACTCCTGCGGGAGGACGGGGCTGGGGAGACCCCACAGGCGCTTTAGCGCCGAGGAGGCTCCCTGGCACGCCCGCGGAAAGCGAAGTGCCTGGAGCTCCAATCAACAGGTTAGTTTAACAAATTCTTATAAAAAATCGGAGGAGGCGCTCTCTTGCAACTTATTCAAACTGTTGTAGTGAAACAAATATTAACGGAAAATAGCAAACAGAAGCTTTTAGATAAATATAATGTTCAAAAACTGCAGCTCCAAAAGGAATGCAGCCAGTTTCAATTTGAAATGAAAAGATTAGAAAAAACAAATAAATTTTCACCACTAGCATTAAAGAATCATTTTGAAAAAGAAATTAATAAGCGCCAAGAAAAAGAGAAGCTCCTAGAGTTTCAAATGGAACAACTACATATGCTACCATTAGGCAGTGAACTAAAGGAAAAGGAAGTTCAGGCACTCGTTGACGTCAAGGTTGGAGATGTTTGGGATGAGGGGTTCGGTGAATCAACAATTATTATTAGAGATGGTATCATTGATGAAATACGATGAGGTGAGGAACAAATGGATAAATGGTTTAATGTTGGGAAAATCGTCAATACCCACGGAATAAAAGGAGAGGTGCGGGTGGTCTCAACCACGGATTTCCCAGAACAACGTTACAAGGCTGGAAATATGTTGTATTTGTTTATGCCAAAATCAACAAATCCAATTGAACTAACAGTCAAAAACCACCGGAGCCATAAAAATTTTGAACTCTTAACATTTGAAGGGCTTGAAAATATTAATGAGGTTGAGAAGTTTAGAGATGGTATTTTGAAAGTCCCTGAATCACAGCTGGGGGATTTAGAGGAAGATGAATTTTATTTTCATGAGATTATTGGCTGTGTTGTAATAACGGAAGACGGAGAAGAAATCGGGAAGATAACAGAAGTTCTTACCCCAGGTGCGAATGATGTTTGGACGGTAAAAGGTAAAGGCGGGAAAGAAGTTTATATCCCATATATACACGACGTTGTAAAGAAAGTGAATGTCAAAGAAAAAAAGGTAATAATCAAGCCGATGGAAGGGTTACTTTCATGATGAAAATTGATGTTCTCACATTATTTCCAGAAATGTTTTCTGGTGTATTTGGGCAATCAATTTTGCAAAAGGCGGCTGAAAAATCTGCCGTACAATATAATGTGGTAAATTTCCGGGAATATGCGGATAACAAACATAAGACTGTGGATGATTATCCCTATGGGGGTGGGGCAGGTATGGTTTTAAAACCTCAGCCCTTATTCGATGCAGTTGCAGCACTTACTGAACAAGCAGAAAGTGAAAATCCGCGGGTAATCCTTCTGTGTCCGCAGGGTGAACGGTATGATCAGCGGAAAGCTGAGGAATTAGCGGGTCTGGACCATTTGATTTTCATTTGTGGTCACTATGAAGGGTATGACGAAAGGATTCGTGAGCATATCGTAACCGATGAAATATCTATTGGAGACTATGTATTAACAGGTGGGGAAATAGGTGCGATGGTCGTAATTGATAGCGTGGTTCGTCTTTTACCTGAAGTACTTGGGAATGAGGAATCTCACATGAAGGATTCATTTAGTACAGGGTTACTAGAACATCCTCATTATACAAGACCAGCCGAATATAATGGTATGAAGGTTCCAGATGTCCTTTTGTCAGGGAACCATAAATTAATTGATGAATGGCGTACGAAAGAAGCTTTACGACGCACACTGCTTAGACGCCCTGACCTCCTAGAAAAAATAGAATTAACTAAGGACCAAGAAAAGCTACTAAAGGAAGTAAAAAAAGAATATGACTAGTATTGCATGAGTGCTAAAATTATGATAAGATATTTCTTGTGACTTAAACTGAGTAACTTATTCAGAAGTGGTCTTATAAAGATGTTCCGCTGCAATGGAAAAGATAGTAGATATGCATGAGCGTCTGTTGGAAGGAGTTGAAAACGATGCAACAATTAATTAAAGAAATCACACAAGAACAAATTCGTACTGATCTTCCTGCTTTCCGTCCTGGTGATACTGTACGTGTACACGTAAAAGTTATCGAGGGTACTCGCGAGCGTATTCAGTTATTCGAAGGTGTTGTGATTAAGCGTCGTGGTGGTGGAATTAGCGAAACTTTCACAGTTCGTAAGATTTCTTACGGAGTAGGCGTAGAGCGTACTTTCCCTGTAAACACACCTAAAATTGCGAAGCTTGAAGTATTGCGTCGCGGTAAAGTTCGCCGTGCTAAGCTATACTACCTACGTAAGCTACGTGGTAAAAAAGCTCGTATTAAAGAAATCCGATAATAAAAAAGGAGCTTGCTTTGCAAGCTCTTTTTTCGTACATATCAAAGATTTAAATCATTATCCCCTCGTATTTATTATTGATATTTAAGTAAAATAAACTGCAGAAGATATTTTTTTAGTGATTGGTGGGGAACAACATGACAAAAAAGAAAAATGAGCTCTGGGAATGGACAAAGGCGCTTTTAATAGCTGTGGCACTTGCAGCTGTGATCCGGTACTTTCTTTTTGCCCCAATTGTGGTTGATGGCTTATCAATGATGCCTACACTTCAGCATCAAGACCGTATGATTGTTAATAAGTTAGGCTATGAAATAGGCGAACCTAAACGATTTGATATCATCGTTTTTCATGCACCAGAAGAGAAAGATTACATAAAACGAGTGATCGGTCTGCCAGGCGATAAAATTGAGTATAAAGATGATACATTATATGTGAATGGTAAACCATATGAAGAACCATACTTGGATGAATATAAGAAACAAGTTGAAGGCCCGTTAACTGACCCCTTTACTCTCGAAGAGACACCAGTAGGCAGTACAACGGTCCCAGAAGGTGAATTATTCGTCATGGGTGATAACCGGCGATTCAGTAAAGATAGCCGTCATATTGGTACCATTGCATTTGATAAAATAATTGGCAAAACAAGTATTGTTTATTGGCCATTAAAAGATGCACACATCGTGAAATAGACATGGGAGGTGACTGCTTTGACGATTCAATGGTTTCCAGGACACATGGCTAAGGCTCGTAGAGAGGTCACAGAAAAGTTAAAATTAGTTGATATAATATTTGAATTGGTGGATGCGAGAATTCCGTATTCTTCCAGAAATCCAATGATTGATGAAATTATTCAGCACAAGCCGCGTCTGGTTTTATTAAATAAGGCTGACATGGCAGATAAAGAAGCAACGAGAGAATGGATTAAGTACTTTGCGGGAAAAGGGATAAAAGCTCTGGCAATTAATTCTCAAGCAGGAGAAGGAATGAAGGAGATTGTCCAAGCATCCCATGAAATCTTAAAGGAAAAATTTGACCGGATGAGAGCTAAGGGAGTAAAAAACCCAAGGGCTATCCGTGCAATGATTGTAGGAATTCCTAATGCAGGGAAATCTACTCTTATTAACAGGCTTGCGAAAAAAAATATTGCAAAGACAGGGAACACACCAGGAGTAACAAAAGCTCAGCAGTGGATTAAAGTTGGGAAAGAATTGGAACTATTGGATACTCCGGGGATA from Neobacillus sp. FSL H8-0543 includes:
- the ylqF gene encoding ribosome biogenesis GTPase YlqF, encoding MTIQWFPGHMAKARREVTEKLKLVDIIFELVDARIPYSSRNPMIDEIIQHKPRLVLLNKADMADKEATREWIKYFAGKGIKALAINSQAGEGMKEIVQASHEILKEKFDRMRAKGVKNPRAIRAMIVGIPNAGKSTLINRLAKKNIAKTGNTPGVTKAQQWIKVGKELELLDTPGILWPKFEDQEVGKKLAVTGAIKDTLLNLHDLVIFSLTFLEKYYPERLKERYKLDAVPENIVEMFDHIGVLRGCLKEGGVVDYDKVAEIVIREIRSEKFGPLTLERPNDLLVNTEKE
- the rpsP gene encoding 30S ribosomal protein S16 gives rise to the protein MAVKIRLKRMGAKKTPFYRIVVADSRSPRDGRYIEVVGTYNPVTQPAQVQLNEELVLKWLQDGAKPSDTVRNLFSKEGIMEKFHNAKLSK
- the ffh gene encoding signal recognition particle protein, with amino-acid sequence MAFEGLADRLQNTIQKIRGKGKVSEADIKEMMREVRLALLEADVNFKVVKDFVKKVSERAIGQDVLKSLTPGQQVIKIVNEELTELMGGEQSKIAVSNRPPTVIMMVGLQGAGKTTTSGKLANLLRKKYNRKPMLVAADIYRPAAIKQLETLGKQLDIPVFSLGDQISPVEIAKQAIVKAKEEHHDYVLIDTAGRLHVDETLMGELKDIKELTKPDEIFLVVDAMTGQDAVNVAQSFNEQLGLTGVVLTKLDGDTRGGAALSIRAVTQTPIKFVGLGEKLDALEPFYPERMASRILGMGDVLTLIEKAQSNVDEEKAKELEQKMRTATFTLDDFLEQLGQVRNLGPLDELLKMMPGANKIKGLNNMQVDEKQIAHVEAVIRAMTKEEKNHPEILNSNRKRRIAKGSGRTVPEVNRLLKQFEDMKKMMKQMTGMQQKGKKKGGFKFPFKGF
- a CDS encoding YlqD family protein, yielding MQLIQTVVVKQILTENSKQKLLDKYNVQKLQLQKECSQFQFEMKRLEKTNKFSPLALKNHFEKEINKRQEKEKLLEFQMEQLHMLPLGSELKEKEVQALVDVKVGDVWDEGFGESTIIIRDGIIDEIR
- the rimM gene encoding ribosome maturation factor RimM (Essential for efficient processing of 16S rRNA); amino-acid sequence: MDKWFNVGKIVNTHGIKGEVRVVSTTDFPEQRYKAGNMLYLFMPKSTNPIELTVKNHRSHKNFELLTFEGLENINEVEKFRDGILKVPESQLGDLEEDEFYFHEIIGCVVITEDGEEIGKITEVLTPGANDVWTVKGKGGKEVYIPYIHDVVKKVNVKEKKVIIKPMEGLLS
- a CDS encoding putative DNA-binding protein; this translates as MLEKTTRMNYLYDFYHSLLTPKQQSYMSLYYLDDYSLGEIAEEYDVSRQAVYDNIKRTGAMLEEYEEKLLLFGKFIERSNLLRHLKELINEDHPSKQAMLEAVAELENLD
- a CDS encoding KH domain-containing protein, which produces MKQLIETVVKPLVDFPEDVQVNVEEGDQRITYHLSVNKTDMGKVIGKQGRVAKAIRTVVYAAGSSQQKKIFLEISE
- the trmD gene encoding tRNA (guanosine(37)-N1)-methyltransferase TrmD; its protein translation is MMKIDVLTLFPEMFSGVFGQSILQKAAEKSAVQYNVVNFREYADNKHKTVDDYPYGGGAGMVLKPQPLFDAVAALTEQAESENPRVILLCPQGERYDQRKAEELAGLDHLIFICGHYEGYDERIREHIVTDEISIGDYVLTGGEIGAMVVIDSVVRLLPEVLGNEESHMKDSFSTGLLEHPHYTRPAEYNGMKVPDVLLSGNHKLIDEWRTKEALRRTLLRRPDLLEKIELTKDQEKLLKEVKKEYD
- the rplS gene encoding 50S ribosomal protein L19, translated to MQQLIKEITQEQIRTDLPAFRPGDTVRVHVKVIEGTRERIQLFEGVVIKRRGGGISETFTVRKISYGVGVERTFPVNTPKIAKLEVLRRGKVRRAKLYYLRKLRGKKARIKEIR
- the lepB gene encoding signal peptidase I; the encoded protein is MTKKKNELWEWTKALLIAVALAAVIRYFLFAPIVVDGLSMMPTLQHQDRMIVNKLGYEIGEPKRFDIIVFHAPEEKDYIKRVIGLPGDKIEYKDDTLYVNGKPYEEPYLDEYKKQVEGPLTDPFTLEETPVGSTTVPEGELFVMGDNRRFSKDSRHIGTIAFDKIIGKTSIVYWPLKDAHIVK